CGAAGGCGCAGGAGAACAGGTCCGGCGTCAGGCCGACATCGCGCAGGAGCAGGGCGGTGTAGAACTCGACGTTCGTGTTCAGGTTGCGGCCGGGCTTGGCCTCTTCCAGCACGTTGATGGCCACCCGCTCAACCTCGCGCGCCAGCTCCAGCGAGGTCTGCTCGCCGGTCTGCTCGGCCAGCAGCCAGGCGGCGCGGTAGAGCACCTCGGCGCGCGGGTCGCGCACCTTGTAGACGCGGTGCCCGAAGCCCATCAGCCGCTGCCCGTGCGCCACGGCGTTCTTCATCCAGGATTCGGCGCGGTCCGGCGTCCCGATGGACTCGATCATGTCCAGGGCCGGGCCGGGAGCGCCGCCGTGGAGGGGGCCCTTCAGCGCGCCGACGCCGCCGACGACCGCCGAGACCATGTCCGACGCCGTGGACGCGATCACCCGGGTGGTGAACGTCGAGGCGTTCATGCCGTGGTCGGTGACCGTCACGAAGTAGGTCTCCAGACCGCGCACCTTGGCGGGGTCCGGCTCCTCGCCGGTCATCTGGAAGAGCAGGTTGGCGGTGATGCCGAGGTCGGCGCGCGGCTCGACGACCTGCCCGCCGCTCCTGAGCCGCTGGTACATGCCGACGATGATCGGCACGCGGGCCACCAGCATCTCGGCGCGCGTGAGGTTGACCTCGTGCGCGTTGTTGCCGGGGTCTGGGTCGTCGGCGGTCAGCGCGGCAACGGCGAAACGGAGCGCGTCCATCGGGAGCATCCGCTTCGCGGCCGCCTGGACGGCCATCCGGGCCTCGTCGGGCAGGCGGCGGTAGCCGACCAGCCGGCGGTGCAGATCGTCCAGCTCCTGCTGGGTCGGGAGCTTGCCATGCCAGAGCAGGAAGGCCGCTTCTTCAAGGCTGATCTTGCTGGCGATCTGCTCGATGTCGTAGCCACGGATCGTCAGGACACCATGCAGACCATCGACCTCGCTGAGCGGCGTTCGCGCGGCAACGATCCCTTCCAGACCGCTGGTCGCGGGATCCGGCGCCGGCTTCCCATTGGTTGCCGATCCGGTGGTCATGACCCTGTTCCTCCTCATCGGTTCACGTCGTCGTGAGCTCGCGCTCGGAGTCCGTAGCCTGCTGCGCGCAGGGCCACGGGCTCCTTTTCGTCCAGCGTGGTGTGCGTGCTCGTCGGCTGGCGGACACAGGGCTGTGGGCGCCGCTCCGGTGAGCCTGGTTGCGTCGTGCCCGGGGCCGGCTGGCTGGGCTGCACGTCGATGCTCGTAAGGTAGCAGATTCGACACCCAGACGCCGCCCCATCATCTGTATGTCGCTGCTGTTTCCGCGATCCTGCCTCGGGTTCTGCCGTGAATGCGCCGATCTCCCGACGTTCCGTAGGCAGGGTGCGGGCCATCGTCAGGAGTTTTCCCGATCCTGGAGCATCCTGCGCGCTCCTACGCTCACTGGTGATCTCATCCCGCTGTGACGCCGCTCCGCTCTGACACTGCGTGTGGCTCGACGGCGGGCCGCCGAGGAGCGGCCGCGGCGCGGCCTGGGGAGACGACCGGCGAGCGCGTGGGTATCCGAAGGAGGAGACATCATGGCGCGGGGAGGCAGCATGTGCGAGGCGACTGTGGAGCGCCCAGGTGCGCGGCGGCGGCTGGCCGGCCCGATCATCCGGTCAGCGTATGCAGGCCAATCGGACCACCGCCCTGCCCCACCGGGGGCGGGCGTCTCCCTGACAGCCCTCTCCCTGCGGGTGGCGCGGGTCAGCCCGGACTCGCTGAACCTGCGGGCTGGGCCGGGGATCGGGGCGGCCATCGTGGGGCGGCTGGCCGAGGACATGCTGCTGCGCCCCCTCGGGCTGGCGGCGACCGTGGACGGCCTGCTCTGGGTGCAGGTGCAGACGGCGGAGGGCATGGAAGGCTGGGCCGCCGGCCGGTATCTGGAGCTTGCGGCAGCGCCGCTCGAGCTGCCGTCAGGGCCGGAGCCGCACGGGGAGGGGCGGCAGCCGTTCGACCCCACAACGCCGACCGAGCTGCAGCGCCAGGACTGGACCTGTGCGATTCGCGCCACCATGTGGATGCTGAAGTCGCTGGGCGTGGCCGTGACGCCGGAGGAGGCGCAGGACGCGATGTCCCCACAGTACGTGCGGAGCGACGTCGGCCTGCTCGACGCGACCGGCGCCGGTATCGTGGCGGTGCTCCGAGAGCGGTGGGGGGTGCGGGCGTTCAACCGCTCGCCGGTCACCTTCGATGCGGTCGCCGGCTGGGCCGGCCGCGCGCCCGTGGCGATGGGCGGCCGGGCCTGGAACCACTGGACGGCGGTCCGCGGCTACGACGCGGCTGCTGACGTGCTGGTGCTGGCGAACCCCGGCGGCACGGGCCCGCGCTACGGGCAGCAGACGCTGAATCGGCAGCAGTT
This Chloroflexota bacterium DNA region includes the following protein-coding sequences:
- a CDS encoding citrate synthase/methylcitrate synthase; its protein translation is MTTGSATNGKPAPDPATSGLEGIVAARTPLSEVDGLHGVLTIRGYDIEQIASKISLEEAAFLLWHGKLPTQQELDDLHRRLVGYRRLPDEARMAVQAAAKRMLPMDALRFAVAALTADDPDPGNNAHEVNLTRAEMLVARVPIIVGMYQRLRSGGQVVEPRADLGITANLLFQMTGEEPDPAKVRGLETYFVTVTDHGMNASTFTTRVIASTASDMVSAVVGGVGALKGPLHGGAPGPALDMIESIGTPDRAESWMKNAVAHGQRLMGFGHRVYKVRDPRAEVLYRAAWLLAEQTGEQTSLELAREVERVAINVLEEAKPGRNLNTNVEFYTALLLRDVGLTPDLFSCAFGIGRTVGWTAHVIEQHDSGRLIRPQSEYNGPRGLEFVPIEKR
- a CDS encoding SH3 domain-containing protein, which translates into the protein MCEATVERPGARRRLAGPIIRSAYAGQSDHRPAPPGAGVSLTALSLRVARVSPDSLNLRAGPGIGAAIVGRLAEDMLLRPLGLAATVDGLLWVQVQTAEGMEGWAAGRYLELAAAPLELPSGPEPHGEGRQPFDPTTPTELQRQDWTCAIRATMWMLKSLGVAVTPEEAQDAMSPQYVRSDVGLLDATGAGIVAVLRERWGVRAFNRSPVTFDAVAGWAGRAPVAMGGRAWNHWTAVRGYDAAADVLVLANPGGTGPRYGQQTLNRQQFEALGWFSAVVAPVE